One genomic window of Chitinophagaceae bacterium includes the following:
- the cysK gene encoding cysteine synthase A: MKANNILETIGNTPHLRINKLFGSNHEVWIKLERSNPGGSIKDRIALSMIEDAEARGVLNKGSTIIEPTSGNTGIGLALVAAVKGYPLILVMPDSMSIERRRLMKAYGATFELTPREKGMKGAMEKANEIAASIPGSWVPQQFDNPANIEVHLKATAQEIVNDFPEGFDYLITGVGTGGHITGVGRLLREKFPNVKVFAVEPMLSPVISGGQPSPHPIQGIGAGFIPHNLDLDVLDGTIQVTKEEAFEFAIRAAKEEALFGGISSGAALAAIAKKLPEIPPGSRILGFNYDTGERYLSIEGLFEA, encoded by the coding sequence ATGAAAGCAAATAACATTCTCGAAACCATTGGTAACACACCACACCTGCGCATCAACAAATTATTTGGCAGCAATCACGAAGTATGGATCAAACTCGAGCGCTCAAATCCCGGCGGAAGCATCAAAGACCGCATTGCACTTTCTATGATTGAAGATGCTGAAGCACGAGGCGTGCTGAATAAAGGAAGCACCATTATCGAACCTACTTCCGGCAACACAGGCATTGGACTGGCATTGGTAGCAGCAGTAAAAGGATATCCATTGATTCTTGTTATGCCTGACTCCATGAGCATTGAACGCAGAAGACTGATGAAAGCATATGGTGCTACATTTGAATTGACACCACGCGAAAAAGGCATGAAGGGTGCCATGGAAAAAGCGAATGAGATCGCTGCTTCGATTCCCGGATCGTGGGTGCCGCAGCAATTTGATAACCCTGCAAATATTGAGGTGCATCTCAAAGCAACTGCTCAGGAAATAGTGAATGATTTCCCGGAAGGATTCGACTATCTCATCACCGGCGTAGGAACAGGAGGACATATTACAGGTGTTGGACGTCTGCTGAGAGAAAAATTTCCCAACGTGAAAGTCTTTGCAGTTGAACCGATGCTTTCACCAGTCATCAGTGGCGGACAACCTTCTCCCCATCCTATTCAGGGCATCGGCGCAGGTTTTATTCCACATAACCTCGACCTGGATGTGTTGGATGGCACCATACAGGTTACAAAGGAAGAAGCATTTGAATTTGCAATCCGCGCTGCAAAAGAAGAAGCATTATTTGGTGGCATTTCATCAGGTGCAGCCCTTGCCGCTATCGCGAAAAAACTTCCGGAAATCCCTCCAGGCAGTCGCATACTCGGATTTAATTATGATACCGGTGAACGATATCTTTCTATCGAAGGATTGTTTGAGGC
- a CDS encoding serine acetyltransferase: protein MNSRLPLDFSNLPSKTGTISFVNDAFHFLFPHENEINGQAIHHLKDQQQLIAQLQRLLTMMQPRFVQDIDPLVNNFMSQLPRIKNELLEDADLFVESDPAVESIEEVVMAYPGFFAIAVYRISNALYHLNVPLLPRIISEYVHSKTGIDIHPGATIAVPFFIDHGTGVVIGQTAEVGSHVKIYQGVTLGALAVRKEAQGMKRHPTIGDRVTIYAGSCVLGGDTIIGHDTVIGGNVWLTRSVPSHSIVYHKSEVKIRENATIDEVIDFVI from the coding sequence ATGAACAGTCGTCTTCCGTTGGATTTTTCAAACCTTCCTTCCAAAACAGGAACAATCTCTTTTGTAAATGATGCCTTTCACTTTCTGTTTCCCCATGAAAATGAGATTAACGGGCAAGCGATTCATCATTTAAAAGATCAGCAACAATTAATAGCTCAATTGCAGCGGCTTCTGACAATGATGCAACCACGGTTTGTACAAGACATTGATCCGCTCGTAAATAATTTTATGTCACAACTTCCACGCATCAAGAATGAATTGCTCGAAGATGCCGATTTGTTTGTTGAATCAGACCCCGCGGTGGAATCCATTGAAGAAGTGGTGATGGCGTACCCGGGATTTTTTGCTATTGCCGTCTACCGGATATCCAATGCTTTGTATCATTTAAATGTTCCATTGCTTCCACGCATCATCTCGGAGTATGTTCATTCCAAAACTGGTATCGACATACATCCGGGAGCAACTATTGCCGTTCCTTTTTTCATCGATCATGGAACCGGTGTGGTGATCGGACAAACAGCCGAGGTTGGATCGCACGTTAAAATTTACCAGGGCGTAACACTCGGTGCGCTTGCCGTCAGAAAAGAAGCACAAGGAATGAAGCGGCATCCTACCATCGGGGACAGGGTTACTATTTATGCGGGAAGTTGTGTGCTGGGTGGCGATACGATTATCGGACACGATACAGTTATCGGAGGCAATGTATGGCTCACACGAAGTGTTCCCTCACATTCAATTGTTTATCATAAAAGTGAAGTGAAGATCAGGGAAAATGCAACAATTGATGAAGTAATAGATTTTGTTATTTAG
- a CDS encoding DNA starvation/stationary phase protection protein, translated as MKPNIGISEKNLKAITIMLSAGLADAMTLYIKTRKFHWNVAGESFMEYHKLFENQYTLLEESIDEIAERINKLGSPTIGTMGEFLAQSTLKESPGKYPSSKEMVKELLNDHESVIIQLRKNIDECADTYKDAGTADFLTNLMESHETIAWTLRRYLN; from the coding sequence ATGAAACCAAACATCGGTATTTCAGAAAAAAATCTGAAAGCAATCACGATCATGCTCTCTGCAGGGCTGGCAGATGCAATGACGCTTTACATTAAGACCCGTAAATTTCACTGGAATGTAGCAGGCGAAAGTTTTATGGAATATCACAAGTTGTTCGAAAATCAATACACACTATTAGAAGAGTCGATTGATGAGATTGCGGAGCGTATTAATAAATTGGGCAGTCCAACAATTGGGACAATGGGGGAATTTCTTGCCCAATCAACTTTGAAAGAATCTCCGGGAAAATATCCATCTTCAAAAGAGATGGTGAAAGAATTGTTAAATGATCATGAATCTGTGATCATCCAACTAAGAAAAAATATAGATGAATGTGCAGACACGTATAAAGATGCCGGAACTGCAGATTTCCTGACTAATCTAATGGAATCGCATGAAACGATTGCCTGGACGCTTCGCAGATATTTGAATTGA
- a CDS encoding sulfatase-like hydrolase/transferase: MKFTRYFILVILFLSGNIQSFAQNCNLIPPSNLSISNLSSCNATLQWTSGTSVQKFTVSYRIKGTGQWSPNVNVGTNTSYQFTGLLASTKYDFSVVSKCNDGTKSERVKITGKTLACTLPDDVKVTAINSTSAKIEVVTSCSFDTLSISYQPVGGVAKTKSYPVAASYTLDGLSTDSVYLIQVSTCPKPITSWTPTDTLHLPALPNIILIILDDGRYDYFSCNGAPSFVHTPNIDRIANEGVNFQRSYVVSSLCAPSRATIATGLFTLKTNVKDNLHPLNPSFVTIPEVLGENGYYTALVGKNHFTFFQGSVPEFDYYLATDIKKEDGIHYDYNGVKIIINKEDELTHTDTAIALINRVNDPLFLWLAYRVPHLPIDPLPSFKGDYDGFPIPWKADTAKYTVNYPSFIYIGQKIHGYTLDTTYRATLEEIAGLDSCIGELFKALETTNKLDNTLLIFMSDNGYLMGSHWLNGKVKSYEPSIRIPLFIRYPAWFEPQSIIKDQFALNMDIAPTIYDAAGIDFTGPMDGRSLRSLYDGTFSRQEYYYLMPHNSGDNNTPAIRCIRDQHYKYVHYTCFTDTVEEFFDMVNDSLELTNQINNSAYQSLIAQYRIKYDSIRIAWQDIAVGPKKECYIENPFVLKEMYEETESTPDTPSIYPNLTSGSVEIFIPWPDANAGLYDEQGAVLRSWKITDSYSKTDLQNLPDGIYLLHFMHQGASFTEKLVLKK, encoded by the coding sequence ATGAAATTCACCCGCTACTTTATCCTGGTAATTCTTTTCTTATCAGGAAATATCCAATCCTTCGCCCAAAATTGCAACCTCATTCCTCCTTCCAATCTTTCCATCAGCAACCTGTCATCCTGCAACGCAACACTGCAATGGACATCAGGCACTTCTGTTCAGAAGTTTACCGTTTCTTACAGGATAAAAGGAACCGGTCAATGGTCACCGAATGTGAATGTTGGCACTAATACTTCCTATCAGTTTACCGGTTTGCTTGCCAGTACCAAATACGATTTTTCTGTAGTGTCAAAATGCAATGACGGTACAAAAAGCGAAAGAGTAAAAATTACCGGTAAAACACTCGCCTGTACTTTACCAGACGATGTAAAAGTTACAGCAATCAACAGCACTTCCGCAAAAATCGAGGTAGTCACTTCCTGTAGTTTTGATACTTTATCAATATCATATCAACCTGTCGGTGGTGTGGCGAAAACCAAGTCGTATCCTGTGGCTGCATCTTATACGCTTGATGGTCTAAGCACCGATTCTGTTTATCTCATTCAGGTTTCCACTTGTCCAAAACCAATCACCAGTTGGACGCCAACTGATACACTACATCTGCCTGCATTGCCAAATATCATTTTGATTATTTTGGATGACGGGCGTTATGACTATTTCAGTTGCAATGGTGCTCCTTCATTTGTTCATACACCAAACATTGACCGTATTGCCAATGAAGGCGTGAATTTTCAAAGAAGCTATGTAGTTTCTTCCCTGTGCGCTCCGAGTCGTGCAACAATCGCCACCGGATTATTTACTTTGAAAACAAATGTAAAAGACAATTTGCATCCGCTGAATCCAAGCTTTGTTACCATTCCTGAAGTATTGGGAGAAAACGGATACTATACAGCTTTGGTTGGAAAAAACCACTTCACTTTTTTTCAAGGAAGTGTTCCCGAATTTGACTATTACCTGGCCACCGATATTAAAAAAGAAGATGGAATTCACTACGACTATAATGGCGTGAAAATTATCATCAACAAAGAAGACGAACTCACACACACCGATACTGCCATTGCCCTGATTAATCGCGTTAACGATCCGTTGTTTTTATGGTTGGCTTATCGTGTTCCGCATCTGCCAATAGATCCGCTTCCTTCTTTTAAAGGTGACTATGATGGGTTCCCGATTCCTTGGAAAGCTGACACAGCGAAATACACGGTTAATTACCCTTCTTTTATTTACATCGGTCAGAAAATACACGGCTATACGCTCGACACTACTTATCGCGCTACGCTCGAAGAAATTGCCGGACTTGACAGTTGTATTGGTGAACTCTTTAAAGCCCTGGAAACCACCAATAAGTTGGATAACACATTGCTCATCTTCATGTCGGACAATGGCTATCTGATGGGAAGCCATTGGCTCAATGGAAAAGTAAAATCCTATGAACCTTCCATTCGCATTCCATTATTCATTCGTTATCCGGCATGGTTTGAACCACAAAGCATCATCAAAGACCAGTTTGCTTTGAACATGGATATTGCTCCCACCATCTATGATGCGGCAGGTATTGATTTTACCGGACCTATGGATGGCAGATCACTGAGATCGTTATATGATGGCACGTTTTCCAGGCAGGAATACTATTACCTGATGCCACATAATTCAGGCGATAACAATACGCCGGCGATAAGGTGTATCCGTGATCAGCATTATAAGTATGTTCATTACACCTGCTTCACGGATACGGTAGAAGAGTTTTTTGATATGGTGAATGATTCATTGGAACTAACCAATCAAATTAACAACAGCGCCTACCAGTCATTGATTGCTCAGTACAGAATAAAATATGATTCAATAAGAATCGCCTGGCAGGATATTGCGGTCGGTCCAAAAAAGGAATGCTATATCGAGAATCCTTTTGTGTTAAAAGAAATGTATGAAGAAACAGAATCAACTCCTGACACTCCTTCCATATATCCTAACCTGACAAGTGGTTCCGTAGAAATTTTCATTCCCTGGCCGGATGCGAACGCTGGTTTGTATGATGAACAGGGCGCAGTACTTCGTTCATGGAAGATCACTGATTCCTATTCAAAGACTGATCTGCAAAATTTGCCGGATGGAATTTACCTGCTGCACTTTATGCATCAGGGAGCATCATTTACGGAAAAACTGGTGCTGAAAAAATAA
- a CDS encoding sulfatase-like hydrolase/transferase, whose protein sequence is MNHKYHFFFTILFLLGSADLFAQNCNLIPPSNLSITDLSSCQATLHWTSGTTVLKYTVTYRKTGTTQWSPNKNIGTNTSYQFTGLLANTSYDFSVVSKCSDGSKSKKTKISATTLKCTIPSNVDVTGINNHSAKITVTTACGYDSLLVQYRPLGGTPKNKSFANSPFYILDGLTEDSVYVVRVSTCPKPTNNWAPADTVHLPQQPNIILILIDDSRFDYFSCNGAPPFVHTPNIDRIANEGVNFQRSYVVTSLCAPSRATIATGLFSLKTDVLNNKQGLDTTFVTVPEVLRPNGYYTALVGKNHRTFLQGSISEFNYYLQSVGFEESDGTEYNYNGQLKFIFKEDELTFTDTAVALIKRVDDPLFLWLAYRNPHIPVKPMASFKGIYSGFPIAWKPDTAKYTVNFPSYLYGGISSDYGVLHGYTLDTTFRDALEDIAGLDSCIGELFKALESTNKLDNTLLIFMSDNGYMMGSHWLEGKTHAYEPSMRVPLFIRYPAWFAPQSHIKDQFAVNIDIAPTMYDAAGITYEGPMDGRSLRDLYDGTFKRQEFYYLMYASEEAGAPIKRSIRDQYYKYIHYSCNSDTVEEFFDMVNDSLEITNQINNSAYQSLIAKYRLKYDSIRIAWQDTTEGTIKPCYIQNPFALKAMYDEAEETPLDPVVYPNITNGPTEIYIPWTEASVSLFDDHGAILRSWEINETYSTMNLENLSDGIYLVRFNHGEKSVTKKIVLTHQ, encoded by the coding sequence ATGAATCACAAATACCACTTCTTTTTCACCATTCTTTTTTTGCTTGGTAGTGCTGATTTGTTTGCTCAGAATTGCAACCTGATACCCCCTTCTAATCTTTCCATTACAGATCTTTCTTCCTGTCAAGCCACGCTTCACTGGACATCAGGAACAACGGTATTAAAATATACTGTCACCTACAGAAAAACCGGTACCACCCAATGGTCACCAAATAAAAATATTGGCACCAACACTTCCTATCAGTTTACAGGTTTGCTTGCAAATACATCCTACGATTTCTCTGTTGTTTCAAAATGCAGTGATGGCTCAAAAAGTAAAAAAACAAAAATCAGTGCCACTACGCTTAAGTGCACAATACCTTCCAATGTAGATGTTACAGGCATCAATAACCATTCAGCTAAAATAACCGTCACCACTGCCTGCGGATATGATTCGCTGCTCGTGCAATACCGGCCTCTTGGCGGTACACCAAAAAACAAGTCATTTGCCAATTCCCCTTTCTATATTTTGGATGGGTTAACCGAAGATTCAGTGTATGTGGTCCGTGTTTCTACCTGTCCCAAACCTACCAACAACTGGGCGCCAGCCGATACAGTTCACTTGCCGCAACAGCCGAACATTATATTAATCCTGATTGACGACAGCCGCTTCGATTACTTCAGTTGTAATGGTGCACCTCCATTTGTTCATACACCAAACATTGATCGTATTGCCAATGAAGGGGTGAATTTTCAGAGATCATATGTAGTTACTTCATTGTGCGCCCCAAGCCGCGCGACTATTGCAACCGGCCTATTTTCATTGAAAACGGATGTGCTAAACAATAAGCAAGGATTGGATACTACATTTGTAACGGTTCCGGAAGTGTTAAGGCCAAATGGTTATTATACGGCGCTTGTAGGCAAAAATCACCGTACCTTTTTACAGGGAAGTATTTCTGAGTTTAATTATTACCTGCAGTCGGTTGGTTTTGAAGAATCAGATGGAACAGAATACAATTATAATGGTCAGCTGAAATTTATTTTTAAAGAAGACGAGCTCACTTTTACCGACACCGCTGTTGCATTGATTAAGCGCGTAGACGACCCCTTGTTTTTATGGCTGGCATACAGAAATCCTCACATTCCGGTTAAGCCAATGGCATCTTTTAAAGGAATCTATTCCGGTTTTCCGATTGCATGGAAACCGGATACCGCAAAATACACGGTTAACTTCCCATCATATCTGTACGGTGGAATTTCTTCTGATTATGGAGTGCTGCATGGATATACTTTGGATACCACCTTCCGTGATGCGCTGGAAGATATTGCAGGACTTGACAGTTGCATTGGTGAACTTTTTAAAGCGCTGGAAAGCACCAACAAACTTGATAATACATTATTGATCTTCATGTCCGATAATGGTTATATGATGGGAAGTCATTGGCTGGAAGGGAAAACTCATGCTTATGAGCCGTCCATGCGGGTTCCTCTTTTTATCCGCTATCCGGCCTGGTTTGCACCGCAAAGTCATATAAAAGATCAGTTTGCAGTGAATATTGATATAGCTCCAACAATGTATGATGCAGCCGGCATTACATATGAAGGGCCTATGGATGGCCGGTCATTACGGGATCTGTATGATGGCACTTTCAAACGGCAGGAATTCTATTACCTGATGTATGCCAGCGAAGAAGCAGGAGCACCCATCAAAAGATCAATCCGTGATCAATACTACAAGTACATTCATTATAGCTGCAACTCAGATACCGTTGAAGAATTTTTTGATATGGTGAATGATTCATTGGAAATTACCAACCAGATCAATAACAGTGCGTACCAGTCGCTCATTGCCAAGTACCGTTTGAAATATGATTCCATTCGCATCGCATGGCAGGATACCACAGAGGGAACCATTAAACCTTGCTACATTCAAAATCCATTTGCTTTAAAAGCAATGTATGACGAAGCAGAAGAAACGCCGCTTGATCCTGTAGTCTATCCTAATATAACTAACGGTCCAACGGAGATTTACATTCCCTGGACTGAAGCCAGCGTAAGCTTGTTTGATGATCACGGCGCAATTCTTCGCAGTTGGGAAATCAATGAAACGTATTCAACGATGAATCTTGAAAATCTTTCTGACGGAATTTACCTGGTTCGCTTTAATCACGGCGAAAAATCTGTTACGAAAAAAATAGTGCTTACACACCAGTAG
- a CDS encoding AAA family ATPase codes for MKNSAPGAPIELNSEFQQALERMENSDESIFLTGKAGTGKSTLIDYFRSNTKKKMVVLAPTGVAALNVGGQTIHSFFRFGHHISPEKVRKQSTSLFNYSKIDTIVIDEISMVRADLLDSVSRFMQLNGSNKNLPFGGAQLIMVGDPFQLPPVVSEEEWQLFNSKYNSPFFFDALIFRQEKFKTLHLKKIYRQQDADFISILNGIRDNNIDQHLLNVLNEQLDNEAAHHIPNFYIFLTGRNRSAAEINLRSLNKLPGITKNYSATLTGDFDEKYFPADKLLLLKEGAQVMFQKNDPKGRWVNGTVGTVTKMENDKVTVLMESGSTEEVETAVWQILRYKYNLEKNRVDTEEAGTFTQFPIKLAWAITVHKSQSKTFEKVIIDTRSGFFAPGQLYVALSRCKSLEGIKLTAPVTYKDIMIDEYLMSFFS; via the coding sequence ATGAAAAATTCAGCACCAGGTGCTCCTATTGAGCTCAATTCCGAATTTCAACAGGCGCTGGAGCGGATGGAAAATTCCGATGAATCTATTTTTCTCACCGGCAAAGCAGGAACAGGCAAGTCCACGCTGATAGATTACTTCCGCAGCAACACGAAGAAAAAAATGGTGGTGCTGGCTCCCACCGGTGTCGCGGCTTTGAATGTCGGCGGACAAACCATTCATTCCTTTTTCCGTTTTGGTCATCATATTTCGCCGGAAAAAGTGCGCAAACAATCTACTTCACTTTTCAACTATTCAAAAATTGATACGATTGTTATTGATGAAATCTCCATGGTTCGCGCGGATCTGCTCGATAGTGTCAGCAGGTTTATGCAACTGAATGGCAGCAACAAAAACCTTCCGTTTGGTGGCGCACAATTGATAATGGTAGGCGATCCGTTTCAATTACCCCCAGTGGTATCAGAAGAAGAATGGCAACTCTTCAATTCAAAATACAACTCCCCGTTTTTTTTTGATGCGTTGATATTCAGGCAGGAAAAATTCAAGACACTTCACCTCAAGAAAATTTACCGGCAGCAGGACGCGGATTTTATCAGCATACTGAATGGAATCCGTGACAATAATATTGATCAACACTTGCTGAACGTATTGAATGAACAATTGGATAACGAAGCTGCACATCACATTCCCAATTTCTACATTTTCTTAACAGGAAGAAACCGGTCAGCCGCTGAAATCAATCTGCGTTCATTAAATAAGCTGCCCGGCATTACAAAAAATTATTCCGCCACTTTAACCGGAGATTTTGATGAAAAATATTTTCCTGCAGACAAATTATTGCTCCTGAAAGAAGGCGCCCAGGTAATGTTTCAAAAAAATGATCCGAAAGGAAGATGGGTTAATGGTACTGTAGGCACTGTTACCAAAATGGAAAATGATAAAGTAACGGTGCTGATGGAAAGCGGTTCAACTGAAGAAGTGGAAACTGCGGTATGGCAAATACTCCGCTATAAATACAACCTCGAGAAAAATAGGGTTGATACAGAAGAAGCAGGTACATTTACTCAATTTCCCATCAAGCTTGCCTGGGCCATCACGGTCCATAAAAGCCAGAGCAAGACCTTCGAAAAAGTAATCATTGATACACGATCCGGATTTTTTGCGCCCGGGCAACTTTATGTAGCCCTTAGCAGATGCAAATCTTTGGAAGGAATTAAACTTACGGCACCTGTTACTTACAAAGACATCATGATCGATGAATACCTGATGAGTTTTTTTTCTTAG
- a CDS encoding aspartate kinase — MKIFKFGGASIKDATAIKNVATILQKYKGEQVVIIVSALGKTTNALEAITNAYFNKTGKAAVLLEKLKQQHFAILAELFPGSNQEVYDSINNTFVEIDWILEDQPLDKYDYIYDQIVSIGEMAATKIVSAYLNHQNIPTQWIDVRDCIRTDNTYREGKVDWELTQKNIALHVLPLLQNQFVLTQGFLGGTSENYTTTLGREGSDYTAAIFGYSLDAEEVTIWKDVSGVLNADPRYFPEAQKIDTLSYHEAIEMTYYGASVIHPKTIKPLQNKKIPLHVRSFLSPAAEGTVIREIPVNDNQLMEMMTPVIVLKTNQILISMSAKDFSFIAEDNLSYIFGILSSHRVKMNLMQNAAISFSICADNTENIPAAINELSKSFTVKSNESLSLLTIRHYTEAVLESYTSGKNILLEQKSRQTVQVVIKN; from the coding sequence TTGAAGATTTTCAAATTCGGAGGCGCTTCCATAAAAGATGCAACGGCAATAAAAAATGTAGCAACCATTCTCCAAAAATATAAAGGGGAACAGGTTGTAATTATAGTTTCCGCTTTGGGAAAAACAACCAACGCATTGGAAGCCATTACCAATGCTTATTTCAACAAAACAGGAAAGGCAGCCGTGCTTTTGGAAAAATTAAAGCAGCAGCATTTTGCCATTCTTGCTGAATTATTTCCTGGATCAAATCAAGAAGTGTATGATTCTATAAACAATACGTTTGTTGAAATTGACTGGATTTTAGAAGATCAACCCTTAGATAAATATGATTACATCTATGATCAGATTGTTTCCATCGGGGAAATGGCTGCAACTAAAATAGTGAGCGCTTATCTGAACCATCAAAACATACCTACACAATGGATCGATGTGCGTGATTGTATAAGAACTGACAATACCTATCGTGAAGGAAAAGTAGATTGGGAACTCACTCAAAAAAACATCGCGTTACATGTGTTGCCACTGCTGCAAAATCAGTTCGTACTCACCCAGGGCTTTCTTGGAGGCACTTCTGAAAATTATACCACTACATTAGGTCGGGAAGGATCTGATTATACTGCTGCAATATTCGGGTATTCACTGGATGCCGAAGAGGTTACCATTTGGAAAGATGTTTCCGGTGTGTTGAATGCCGATCCGCGCTATTTCCCTGAAGCGCAAAAAATCGACACCCTCTCCTACCATGAAGCAATTGAAATGACTTATTACGGTGCATCAGTCATTCATCCCAAAACCATCAAGCCGCTGCAGAATAAAAAAATTCCATTGCACGTACGTTCGTTTTTAAGTCCTGCTGCAGAAGGCACTGTCATCCGCGAAATTCCAGTCAATGATAATCAGTTAATGGAAATGATGACTCCGGTAATCGTTTTGAAAACCAACCAGATCCTGATTTCCATGTCAGCTAAAGATTTCTCTTTCATTGCAGAAGACAATCTCAGCTACATATTCGGCATCCTTTCCAGCCATCGTGTAAAAATGAACCTGATGCAAAATGCTGCCATCAGTTTTTCTATTTGCGCGGATAACACAGAAAATATTCCTGCTGCAATCAACGAACTGTCAAAAAGTTTCACGGTAAAAAGCAATGAAAGCTTATCCTTGTTAACTATAAGACACTATACCGAAGCGGTGCTGGAAAGCTATACTTCAGGCAAAAACATTTTACTGGAACAGAAGAGCCGACAAACAGTGCAGGTGGTAATAAAGAATTAG
- a CDS encoding acetyl-CoA C-acyltransferase, which translates to MNEVFIMSVARTPIGSLGGVLSSVTAPQLGAIAIKAALERAGINADQVQEVYMGNVLSANVGQAPAQQASIAAGIPTSVPCTTINKVCASGMKSIMLGAQSIMTGVNGIVVAGGMESMSNAPYYLEKARTGYRYGHGQLIDAIIRDGLWDPYSDFAMGNAGEICAKEYKVTREDQDNYAIESYNRAIKAAESGAFNNEIVGVEVTVGKDKVMVKEDEEIKKVKFDKIPTLRPAFQKDGTITAANASKINDGAAAVILMSGEKVKELGLKPLAKIIGFADASQDPTWFTTTPSIAMPKAMKMAGLEMKDAELAEINEAFSVVSIVNNNLLHLNPENVNIYGGAVALGHPIGTSGARITITLLSALKQKGKKIGVAGICNGGGGASAIVIENLN; encoded by the coding sequence ATGAATGAAGTCTTTATAATGTCTGTAGCCAGAACTCCGATAGGTAGTCTGGGGGGAGTACTTTCTTCAGTGACTGCCCCTCAGTTGGGTGCCATTGCTATTAAAGCCGCATTAGAACGTGCTGGAATTAATGCAGACCAGGTGCAGGAAGTGTATATGGGAAATGTGTTGAGCGCGAATGTGGGACAGGCACCTGCTCAACAGGCTTCCATTGCTGCCGGGATACCGACTTCGGTGCCGTGCACTACCATCAATAAAGTGTGCGCTTCGGGTATGAAATCAATTATGCTGGGTGCACAATCTATTATGACGGGTGTGAATGGTATAGTGGTGGCTGGAGGTATGGAAAGCATGTCTAACGCTCCTTATTATCTTGAAAAAGCAAGAACAGGTTATCGTTATGGTCACGGTCAGCTTATAGATGCCATTATCCGCGATGGCTTGTGGGATCCTTACAGTGATTTTGCAATGGGTAATGCGGGAGAAATTTGTGCGAAGGAATATAAGGTTACCCGTGAAGACCAGGATAATTATGCCATTGAATCTTATAACCGCGCGATTAAGGCTGCTGAATCAGGTGCTTTTAATAATGAGATTGTTGGGGTGGAAGTGACTGTTGGAAAAGATAAGGTGATGGTGAAAGAAGATGAAGAAATTAAAAAAGTGAAGTTTGATAAGATTCCGACGCTGCGTCCTGCATTTCAAAAGGATGGGACCATTACTGCTGCCAATGCATCGAAAATAAATGATGGTGCTGCTGCGGTAATTCTGATGAGCGGTGAAAAAGTAAAAGAATTGGGCTTGAAACCACTGGCAAAAATTATCGGGTTTGCTGATGCCTCGCAGGATCCGACATGGTTTACAACTACGCCTTCTATTGCGATGCCTAAAGCCATGAAAATGGCCGGACTCGAAATGAAGGATGCTGAGCTTGCAGAAATTAATGAAGCGTTTTCTGTGGTTTCTATCGTGAATAACAACCTGCTTCATCTTAATCCTGAAAACGTCAACATCTATGGTGGTGCTGTTGCATTGGGTCATCCCATTGGTACGTCCGGCGCAAGGATCACGATCACTTTGTTGAGCGCACTGAAACAAAAAGGAAAAAAGATTGGTGTGGCAGGTATCTGCAATGGCGGCGGTGGTGCAAGTGCCATTGTAATTGAAAATCTGAATTGA
- a CDS encoding META domain-containing protein: protein MKNLSIAATLIVAMFIASCGTSSSTTSTETSTAKLSKTLTTLSETNWRLFSMNAQKANAPDGGQIPTLSFDPRNMTVSGNSGCNTFSGAFTAEKDAVSFGNLVTTRMSCPDMKMETAFLSALPNAKNYTIYEGKLVLNDAEGKQLMSFDPLPK, encoded by the coding sequence ATGAAAAACTTGTCAATTGCCGCAACGCTGATCGTTGCAATGTTTATAGCATCCTGTGGAACGTCTTCTTCTACTACATCAACTGAGACTTCTACTGCTAAACTTTCCAAGACACTTACTACCTTATCCGAAACCAACTGGCGATTGTTCTCTATGAACGCGCAGAAAGCGAATGCTCCGGATGGTGGCCAAATTCCAACTTTATCCTTCGATCCCAGAAACATGACGGTGAGCGGAAACAGTGGATGTAATACTTTTTCAGGAGCGTTTACTGCGGAGAAGGATGCCGTATCTTTTGGGAATCTTGTAACTACGCGTATGTCTTGCCCTGATATGAAAATGGAAACAGCTTTCCTAAGCGCGCTTCCCAATGCAAAAAATTACACTATTTATGAAGGTAAACTGGTGCTGAATGATGCAGAAGGAAAGCAACTGATGTCATTTGATCCATTGCCTAAATAA